One window of the Periophthalmus magnuspinnatus isolate fPerMag1 chromosome 17, fPerMag1.2.pri, whole genome shotgun sequence genome contains the following:
- the LOC117384734 gene encoding cadherin-6-like isoform X1 yields the protein MWNQFFLQEEYTGSDYQYIGKLQSDQDRGDGAVKYVLSGEGAGSIFVLDENNGDLHATRRLDREEKAFYVLRATVVNKRTGLKLEPETEFVIKLHDINDNEPTFSKEVYTGSVPERSEIGTSVIQVTATDADDSMYGNSAKLVYSISQGHPYFSVDPNTGVIRTALGPGDMDREQREHYQVVIEAKDMAGQRGGLTGSTIVNITLTDVNDNAPSFTQSIYQFRVPESFKHGSPVGRVRATDRDIGQNAEMFFTIVSGDGMDVFHISTDKQSQEGVISVNKPLDYERKQSYTVEIQVQNTHIDPRFSSVGSNNMATVRISVEDVDEPPLFDKPWYELEVKEDAGVGSAVGAVSAVDPDGARSPVKYAIDRRTDLDRIFNVHPGNGSIFLLRPIDREESAWHNISVIASEFNNPRQSSTVNVYIKVLDINDNPPVLATTYETYVCEKSKAAQRIQTISAVDPDEPSSGHRFFFSLAPEGAHRSNFTVRDNGDNTAAILTRRNSYSRLQQSVYLVAVVITDADYPMQSSTGTLTVRVCTCDRHGNMELCNAEALSSSPGLSTGALIAILLCAVILLMIVFLFAALKRQRKQEPLIISKEDVRDNVVSYNDEGGGEEDTQAFDMGALRHPDSAAVLEEPAKQRRDIMPTDTLLYPPLRRHAPSAMLLPPLGPRDNNGDVRDFINQRVLEHDCNPTAPPYDSLATYAYEGAGSVAESLSSLGSASSEADQDYQYLSEWGPRFRKLADLYGADDDFC from the exons ATGTGGAACCAGTTCTTTCTACAGGAGGAGTACACGGGCAGCGATTACCAGTACATCGGGAAG CTGCAGTCGGACCAGGACCGAGGGGACGGGGCAGTGAAATACGTACTCTCTGGTGAGGGGGCGGGCTCCATCTTTGTGCTGGACGAGAACAACGGAGACCTGCATGCCACGCGCCGCCTGGACCGCGAGGAGAAGGCCTTCTACGTACTCCGGGCCACCGTAGTCAACAAGCGCACGGGCCTCAAACTGGAGCCCGAGACAGAGTTTGTGATTAAACTACACGACATCAACGATAACGAGCCCACCTTCAGCAAAGAGGTGTATACAGGAAGTGTGCCAGAGAGGAGCGAGATAG GCACGTCGGTGATCCAGGTCACAGCCACAGACGCAGACGACAGCATGTACGGTAACAGCGCCAAACTGGTGTACAGCATCAGCCAGGGACACCCGTACTTCTCTGTGGACCCCAACACCG GGGTGATCCGTACAGCTCTGGGGCCCGGGGACATGGACCgcgagcagagggagcactacCAGGTCGTTATCGAGGCTAAAGACATGGCCGGACAGAGAGGAGGCCTGACCGGGAGCACTATAGTCAATATTACCCTGACCGACGTAAACGACAACGCACCCAGCTTCACCCAGA gtATCTACCAGTTCCGGGTGCCTGAGTCGTTCAAACACGGCTCTCCCGTGGGGCGAGTCCGGGCCACAGACAGAGACATCGGGCAGAACGCTGAGATGTTCTTCACCATCGTGAGCGGAGACGGCATGGACGTGTTCCACATCTCCACCGACAAACAGAGTCAGGAGGGAGTCATCTCAGTCAACAAG ccTCTTGACTATGAGCGCAAACAGTCCTACACGGTGGAGATCCAGGTGCAGAACACTCACATAGACCCGCGCTTCTCCTCCGTCGGCTCAAACAACATGGCCACGGTGCGCATCAGTGTGGAGGACGTGGACGAGCCGCCCCTCTTCGACAAGCCCTGGTACGAGCTGGAGGTCAAGGAGGACGCGGGGGTCGGGTCAGCTGTGGGGGCGGTCAGCGCGGTGGACCCGGACGGAGCGCGCAGCCCGGTCAA GTATGCCATAGACCGGCGCACGGATTTGGACCGCATCTTTAACGTCCACCCAGGAAATGGCTCCATCTTCCTGCTGCGCCCCATCGACCGCGAGGAGAGCGCCTGGCACAACATCTCCGTCATCGCCTCCGAGTTCA ATAACCCACGACAGAGCAGCACTGTCAACGTGTACATCAAGGTCCTGGATATTAATGACAACCCCCCTGTGCTGGCTACTACCTACGAGACCTACGTGTGTGAGAAAAGCAAGGCCGCACAG AGGATCCAGACAATCAGTGCTGTGGACCCGGATGAGCCCTCCTCTGGACACCGCTTCTTCTTCAGCCTGGCACCAGAGGGCGCTCACCGCAGCAACTTCACTGTGAGAGACAACGGAG ATAacacggcggccattttgactCGGAGGAACAGTTACAGTCGACTGCAGCAGAGCGTGTACCTGGTTGCCGTGGTGATCACAGACGCAGACTACCCCATGCAGAGCAGCACGGGCACGCTCACGGTGCGAGTGTGCACGTGTGATCGTCACGGCAACATGGAACTGTGCAACGCTGAGGCGCTAAGCAGCAGCCCGGGGCTCAGCACAGGAGCACTCATCGCTATCCTGCTATGTGCTGTGATATTGCTCA TGATCGTGTTCTTGTTCGCGGCGCTGAAGCGGCAGAGGAAGCAGGAGCCTCTGATCATCTCTAAAGAGGATGTCCGGGACAACGTGGTGAGCTACAACGACgagggcggaggagaggaggacaccCAGGCTTTCGACATGGGTGCTCTGCGTCACCCGGACTCTGCTGCTGTCCTGGAGGAGCCCGCCAAACAGAGACGTGACATCATGCCCACCGATACCCTCCTGTACCCACCCCTCCGCAGACATGCCCCATCCGCAatgctcctcccccctctcggCCCACGCGACAACAACGGCGATGTGCGGGACTTTATCAACCAAAGAGTCCTGGAGCACGACTGCAACCCCACAGCGCCCCCATATGACTCTCTGGCCACCTATGCCTACGAGGGAGCAGGGTCAGTGGCAGAGTCACTCAGCTCACTCGGCTCCGCCTCCTCTGAAGCGGACCAGGACTACCAGTACCTGAGCGAGTGGGGCCCGCGCTTCCGTAAGCTAGCTGACCTGTACGGCGCGGATGACGACTTCTGCTAA
- the LOC117384734 gene encoding cadherin-6-like isoform X2 encodes MYGNSAKLVYSISQGHPYFSVDPNTGVIRTALGPGDMDREQREHYQVVIEAKDMAGQRGGLTGSTIVNITLTDVNDNAPSFTQSIYQFRVPESFKHGSPVGRVRATDRDIGQNAEMFFTIVSGDGMDVFHISTDKQSQEGVISVNKPLDYERKQSYTVEIQVQNTHIDPRFSSVGSNNMATVRISVEDVDEPPLFDKPWYELEVKEDAGVGSAVGAVSAVDPDGARSPVKYAIDRRTDLDRIFNVHPGNGSIFLLRPIDREESAWHNISVIASEFNNPRQSSTVNVYIKVLDINDNPPVLATTYETYVCEKSKAAQRIQTISAVDPDEPSSGHRFFFSLAPEGAHRSNFTVRDNGDNTAAILTRRNSYSRLQQSVYLVAVVITDADYPMQSSTGTLTVRVCTCDRHGNMELCNAEALSSSPGLSTGALIAILLCAVILLMIVFLFAALKRQRKQEPLIISKEDVRDNVVSYNDEGGGEEDTQAFDMGALRHPDSAAVLEEPAKQRRDIMPTDTLLYPPLRRHAPSAMLLPPLGPRDNNGDVRDFINQRVLEHDCNPTAPPYDSLATYAYEGAGSVAESLSSLGSASSEADQDYQYLSEWGPRFRKLADLYGADDDFC; translated from the exons ATGTACGGTAACAGCGCCAAACTGGTGTACAGCATCAGCCAGGGACACCCGTACTTCTCTGTGGACCCCAACACCG GGGTGATCCGTACAGCTCTGGGGCCCGGGGACATGGACCgcgagcagagggagcactacCAGGTCGTTATCGAGGCTAAAGACATGGCCGGACAGAGAGGAGGCCTGACCGGGAGCACTATAGTCAATATTACCCTGACCGACGTAAACGACAACGCACCCAGCTTCACCCAGA gtATCTACCAGTTCCGGGTGCCTGAGTCGTTCAAACACGGCTCTCCCGTGGGGCGAGTCCGGGCCACAGACAGAGACATCGGGCAGAACGCTGAGATGTTCTTCACCATCGTGAGCGGAGACGGCATGGACGTGTTCCACATCTCCACCGACAAACAGAGTCAGGAGGGAGTCATCTCAGTCAACAAG ccTCTTGACTATGAGCGCAAACAGTCCTACACGGTGGAGATCCAGGTGCAGAACACTCACATAGACCCGCGCTTCTCCTCCGTCGGCTCAAACAACATGGCCACGGTGCGCATCAGTGTGGAGGACGTGGACGAGCCGCCCCTCTTCGACAAGCCCTGGTACGAGCTGGAGGTCAAGGAGGACGCGGGGGTCGGGTCAGCTGTGGGGGCGGTCAGCGCGGTGGACCCGGACGGAGCGCGCAGCCCGGTCAA GTATGCCATAGACCGGCGCACGGATTTGGACCGCATCTTTAACGTCCACCCAGGAAATGGCTCCATCTTCCTGCTGCGCCCCATCGACCGCGAGGAGAGCGCCTGGCACAACATCTCCGTCATCGCCTCCGAGTTCA ATAACCCACGACAGAGCAGCACTGTCAACGTGTACATCAAGGTCCTGGATATTAATGACAACCCCCCTGTGCTGGCTACTACCTACGAGACCTACGTGTGTGAGAAAAGCAAGGCCGCACAG AGGATCCAGACAATCAGTGCTGTGGACCCGGATGAGCCCTCCTCTGGACACCGCTTCTTCTTCAGCCTGGCACCAGAGGGCGCTCACCGCAGCAACTTCACTGTGAGAGACAACGGAG ATAacacggcggccattttgactCGGAGGAACAGTTACAGTCGACTGCAGCAGAGCGTGTACCTGGTTGCCGTGGTGATCACAGACGCAGACTACCCCATGCAGAGCAGCACGGGCACGCTCACGGTGCGAGTGTGCACGTGTGATCGTCACGGCAACATGGAACTGTGCAACGCTGAGGCGCTAAGCAGCAGCCCGGGGCTCAGCACAGGAGCACTCATCGCTATCCTGCTATGTGCTGTGATATTGCTCA TGATCGTGTTCTTGTTCGCGGCGCTGAAGCGGCAGAGGAAGCAGGAGCCTCTGATCATCTCTAAAGAGGATGTCCGGGACAACGTGGTGAGCTACAACGACgagggcggaggagaggaggacaccCAGGCTTTCGACATGGGTGCTCTGCGTCACCCGGACTCTGCTGCTGTCCTGGAGGAGCCCGCCAAACAGAGACGTGACATCATGCCCACCGATACCCTCCTGTACCCACCCCTCCGCAGACATGCCCCATCCGCAatgctcctcccccctctcggCCCACGCGACAACAACGGCGATGTGCGGGACTTTATCAACCAAAGAGTCCTGGAGCACGACTGCAACCCCACAGCGCCCCCATATGACTCTCTGGCCACCTATGCCTACGAGGGAGCAGGGTCAGTGGCAGAGTCACTCAGCTCACTCGGCTCCGCCTCCTCTGAAGCGGACCAGGACTACCAGTACCTGAGCGAGTGGGGCCCGCGCTTCCGTAAGCTAGCTGACCTGTACGGCGCGGATGACGACTTCTGCTAA